From the genome of Treponema peruense:
TCAAACTTAAGGCGGTTCTGTGCACCGGTTTTGAGGCTTTCTATAAGAAGTGATTTTTTATTGGCGCTTATTCCTATAAGGCTTGCTTTTATTGTTTCACCGCCACGTCTGTTGAGGGCTGTTACAAAGTCAGAAAGTTTGCCGCCTTTCCAGTTGAATTCAATTTTTTTTTCGCCTGCAGAAAATGTGTATTTACCGGCCTTTACTTTTGTGTCCGAATCAATGTCTGCACTCAAAAAACGGTCTGCTGTTGCCGGCTGAATAACGTCAATTTTAAAGGAACCGTATTCTGCTTCACGCCCTGCGTCTACTGTTACGGCGTTTTCTTCAGAAGAAGAGGCCAGTTTGTTGTTGAACGGGTTTTCAAATGAATAAAGGTTTTTTACGCTTTCCCTAAGTGTGGACATTTTCTGGTTAACATCCCGCCATGCTCCCTGTTGCTTTTTGTAGCCTTCCAGAGCCTCTTCTTCCCTTTTGAGCGGAATACGTTCCACTTCCATAAGGGAATTTACGAGATCGTTTGTCTTGTACCTGTCTGTTACTCCGGGTATAGTTAGTCCGTCTGCCAATTTAAATCATTTCATCGAAGAGCAGACCGATAGCCTGCTTCATGTGGATCTGGATTTTCTGCAGATCCTCCGATGGTATTTCCCTTATTATTTCGTTCGTCGAACTGTCAATTACCGTTACGACGACTTTGTCAAGTTCATTGTTTACGTTGAACCTGAGTTTGTGACCTTTTACAATGTCGGACAGTCTCTGAAGATCCTGTGCCATAGCCTGTGTGTCTGCAATTTTGCTTTCGATGTTTGCAGAAACTTCCGCCGCGCTGTTGGGCATGTTTCCTATCTGTGCCGCAACTTTTGGTGCCTGTTTCTGCTTGTCAAGAGCGTTAAAGTAGCCGTCCATGGCTTGTGTCTGCCCAATCGTACTTATTGTATTCATGGTATTTTCCTCCTGAACAAAGAAAAAAGAGAGGGGAAGGGGGCGCACCCCTCCTCACTCTACGTACGTGCTGTCAAAAGAAGACATCCAGATTTCTCTTGCCGGTACGCACGGTTTAATCTACTGAAGCAGAGCAAGAACGTTCTGTGACTGGCTGTTTGCCTGTGCAAGCATGGCCGTTCCTGACTGTGAGAGAATCGCGTTCTTAGTATACTCGACCATCTCTGCAGCCATATCAGTATCACGAATGCCTGACTCGGCTCCCTGCATGTTTTCTGCAGCCACATTGATTCCTTTTGAAGCCATTTCGAAACGATTCTGATAAGCACCAAGATCCGCTCTCTGGCGTGAAACCATCTTGAGTGCACTGTCAATTGTTCCGATAGCCATGTTGGCCTGGTCTGGGCTTGCAATGCTGATCTGTTCATCAGAACCCTGTGTTCCGCGGAGTCCGAGAGACTGTGCGGTCATTGTTCCGATAAATGCTGTTACGCTCTGATCCATGTTTGCGCCAACCTGGAATGTCATTACCTGATTTGTTACAGAATTCTGTGCAAAACGACCGGTAAGAATGTTCATTCCGTTGAACTGTGCCTGTGAAGCAATGCGGTCTACTTCAGCAACAAGCTGGGAAACTTCAACCTGAATCTGCATGCGGTCTTCTTCGCTGTAGATGCCGTTAGCGGACTGAACGGAAAGTTCGCGAACTCTCTGAAGAATATCTGTAGTTTCCTGAAGATATCCTTCTGTTGCCTGAATAAAAGAAATTCCGTTCTGGATATTTCTGTTGGCCTGATTAAGTCCGCGGATCTGGCTGCGCATCTTTTCAGATACTGCAAGTCCCGAAGCGTCGTCAC
Proteins encoded in this window:
- a CDS encoding flagellar protein FlaG; translation: MNTISTIGQTQAMDGYFNALDKQKQAPKVAAQIGNMPNSAAEVSANIESKIADTQAMAQDLQRLSDIVKGHKLRFNVNNELDKVVVTVIDSSTNEIIREIPSEDLQKIQIHMKQAIGLLFDEMI
- a CDS encoding flagellin N-terminal helical domain-containing protein, with translation MVINHNMSSMFANRTLGVSNSQLMGSIEKLSSGERINRAGDDASGLAVSEKMRSQIRGLNQANRNIQNGISFIQATEGYLQETTDILQRVRELSVQSANGIYSEEDRMQIQVEVSQLVAEVDRIASQAQFNGMNILTGRFAQNSVTNQVMTFQVGANMDQSVTAFIGTMTAQSLGLRGTQGSDEQISIASPDQANMAIGTIDSALKMVSRQRADLGAYQNRFEMASKGINVAAENMQGAESGIRDTDMAAEMVEYTKNAILSQSGTAMLAQANSQSQNVLALLQ